Proteins from one Malania oleifera isolate guangnan ecotype guangnan chromosome 4, ASM2987363v1, whole genome shotgun sequence genomic window:
- the LOC131152605 gene encoding stearoyl-[acyl-carrier-protein] 9-desaturase, chloroplastic-like isoform X1 — translation MDYSLIDYYLASRFSRPPRPSFLCLSFSPPPSFSSGFVVFEEAKRGKSRKIFSEIMALKLNPLTFTSHRLSSGALPQPRNLRSHRASMASTIHPTTKEVEVLKKPYTPPREVHVQVTHSMPPQKIEIFKSMEDWAEKNILVHLKPVEKCWQPNDFLPDPASEGFYDQVKELRERAREIPDDYFVVLVGDMITEEALPTYQTMLNTLDGVRDETGASLTSWAIWTRAWTAEENRHGDLLNKYLYLCGRVDMKQIEKTIQYLIGSGMDPKTENSPYLGFIYTSFQERATFVSHGNTARLAKEHGDVKLAQICGTIAADEKRHETAYTKIVEKLLEIDPNGTVLAFSDMMKKKISMPAHLMYDGLDDNLFEHFSSVAQRLGVYTAKDYADILEFLVGRWNIEKLTGLSGEGNKAQDFVCGLPSRIRRLEERAQGRAKQATTVPFSWIFGREMMV, via the exons ATGGACTATTCTCTAATTGACTACTATTTGGCTTCCCGTTTCTCACGCCCTCCCCGTCCCTCGTTTCTGTGTCTCTCGTTTTCTCCTCCGCCTTCGTTTTCTTCTGGTTTCGTTGTTTTTGAGGAAGCTAAGCGAGGCAAAtcaaggaaaatattttcagaaataaTGGCTCTGAAACTCAATCCCCTTACCTTCACATCTCACAGGCTCTCATCGGGTGCTCTTCCTCAACCCCGGAACCTCAGATCTCATAGAGCTTCCATGGCTTCCACCATTCACCCCACAACGAA AGAGGTTGAGGTTCTGAAGAAGCCCTATACCCCTCCACGTGAGGTTCATGTTCAAGTAACCCATTCCATGCCACCACAAAAGATAGAAATTTTCAAATCCATGGAGGATTGGGCTGAGAAGAACATTTTGGTGCACCTAAAGCCAGTAGAGAAATGCTGGCAGCCAAATGATTTTCTTCCAGATCCCGCATCAGAAGGATTCTATGATCAAGTTAAGGAGCTGAGAGAGAGAGCTAGGGAAATTCCTGATGACTATTTTGTTGTGTTGGTTGGAGATATGATCACAGAGGAAGCACTTCCAACTTACCAGACAATGCTGAATACCCTAGATGGGGTTCGAGATGAGACGGGTGCAAGCCTTACTTCTTGGGCAATATGGACAAGGGCATGGACTGCTGAAGAGAATAGGCATGGGGACCTCCTCAACAAGTATCTTTATCTTTGTGGACGAGTTGACATGAAGCAAATTGAGAAGACAATTCAATATTTGATAGGATCTGGAATG GATCCAAAAACTGAAAACAGCCCCTACCTTGGTTTCATCTACACTTCATTTCAAGAGAGGGCAACATTTGTTTCTCATGGGAACACAGCCAGGCTTGCCAAGGAGCATGGGGATGTGAAACTGGCACAGATATGTGGAACTATTGCCGCAGACGAGAAGCGCCACGAAACTGCCTATACTAAGATAGTGGAGAAGCTCCTTGAGATTGATCCAAATGGTACCGTCTTGGCTTTTTCTGACATGATGAAGAAGAAAATCTCAATGCCAGCGCATTTGATGTATGATGGCTTGGATGACAACCTTTTTGAACACTTCTCATCTGTTGCCCAGCGGCTTGGAGTGTACACAGCGAAGGATTATGCTGATATTTTAGAATTCCTGGTTGGAAGATGGAACATAGAGAAATTGACTGGCCTTTCTGGTGAGGGGAATAAAGCACAAGATTTTGTCTGTGGATTGCCCTCGAGAATTAGAAGGTtggaggagagagctcaaggacGGGCAAAACAAGCAACGACTGTTCCCTTCAGCTGGATTTTTGGTAGAGAAATGATGGTTTGA
- the LOC131152605 gene encoding stearoyl-[acyl-carrier-protein] 9-desaturase, chloroplastic-like isoform X2 encodes MALKLNPLTFTSHRLSSGALPQPRNLRSHRASMASTIHPTTKEVEVLKKPYTPPREVHVQVTHSMPPQKIEIFKSMEDWAEKNILVHLKPVEKCWQPNDFLPDPASEGFYDQVKELRERAREIPDDYFVVLVGDMITEEALPTYQTMLNTLDGVRDETGASLTSWAIWTRAWTAEENRHGDLLNKYLYLCGRVDMKQIEKTIQYLIGSGMDPKTENSPYLGFIYTSFQERATFVSHGNTARLAKEHGDVKLAQICGTIAADEKRHETAYTKIVEKLLEIDPNGTVLAFSDMMKKKISMPAHLMYDGLDDNLFEHFSSVAQRLGVYTAKDYADILEFLVGRWNIEKLTGLSGEGNKAQDFVCGLPSRIRRLEERAQGRAKQATTVPFSWIFGREMMV; translated from the exons aTGGCTCTGAAACTCAATCCCCTTACCTTCACATCTCACAGGCTCTCATCGGGTGCTCTTCCTCAACCCCGGAACCTCAGATCTCATAGAGCTTCCATGGCTTCCACCATTCACCCCACAACGAA AGAGGTTGAGGTTCTGAAGAAGCCCTATACCCCTCCACGTGAGGTTCATGTTCAAGTAACCCATTCCATGCCACCACAAAAGATAGAAATTTTCAAATCCATGGAGGATTGGGCTGAGAAGAACATTTTGGTGCACCTAAAGCCAGTAGAGAAATGCTGGCAGCCAAATGATTTTCTTCCAGATCCCGCATCAGAAGGATTCTATGATCAAGTTAAGGAGCTGAGAGAGAGAGCTAGGGAAATTCCTGATGACTATTTTGTTGTGTTGGTTGGAGATATGATCACAGAGGAAGCACTTCCAACTTACCAGACAATGCTGAATACCCTAGATGGGGTTCGAGATGAGACGGGTGCAAGCCTTACTTCTTGGGCAATATGGACAAGGGCATGGACTGCTGAAGAGAATAGGCATGGGGACCTCCTCAACAAGTATCTTTATCTTTGTGGACGAGTTGACATGAAGCAAATTGAGAAGACAATTCAATATTTGATAGGATCTGGAATG GATCCAAAAACTGAAAACAGCCCCTACCTTGGTTTCATCTACACTTCATTTCAAGAGAGGGCAACATTTGTTTCTCATGGGAACACAGCCAGGCTTGCCAAGGAGCATGGGGATGTGAAACTGGCACAGATATGTGGAACTATTGCCGCAGACGAGAAGCGCCACGAAACTGCCTATACTAAGATAGTGGAGAAGCTCCTTGAGATTGATCCAAATGGTACCGTCTTGGCTTTTTCTGACATGATGAAGAAGAAAATCTCAATGCCAGCGCATTTGATGTATGATGGCTTGGATGACAACCTTTTTGAACACTTCTCATCTGTTGCCCAGCGGCTTGGAGTGTACACAGCGAAGGATTATGCTGATATTTTAGAATTCCTGGTTGGAAGATGGAACATAGAGAAATTGACTGGCCTTTCTGGTGAGGGGAATAAAGCACAAGATTTTGTCTGTGGATTGCCCTCGAGAATTAGAAGGTtggaggagagagctcaaggacGGGCAAAACAAGCAACGACTGTTCCCTTCAGCTGGATTTTTGGTAGAGAAATGATGGTTTGA